A window of Kocuria sp. TGY1127_2 genomic DNA:
TATCTTGGTCTTATCCGCCAATCCCAGCGCGGATTCAAGATGGAACAGAATGTGTCCCTCGCCTTCGAGAACATCAATTCTCCGGAGACCCAGGGCTACGGCGTGGACCATCTCAAAGTCGTCGAGGGACTTGGGTGCAAGGCCATACGCGTCACGGACCCCGAGAAGCTCCATGATGCCTTCACATCGGCGAAGTCGCTGGCCCAAGAGCACCAGGTCCCGGTGGTCGTGGAAGCCATCCTGGAGAAGATCACCAATATCTCCATGGGCACCGAGCTGGACAATGTGACGGAGTTCGAGGAGCTGGCCGAGAACGGTACGGACGCGCCCACGGCCATTTCGGTCATGGACTGACCGTCCGATACCAACACCATCGGGTGAGCCGCGTGTCTGTCGGATTCCACGCAGATCCGCGGCCCGCCCCAGAATTCTCAGGGAGGTAACGGTGCGAATCGTGGTGGCACCTGACAAGTTCAAGGGGTGTGTGACGGCCCGTGAGGCGGCCGAGTACATCGCAGCGGGAATCCGCGAGGCCAGGCCGGATGCAGACCTCGTCCTGCTCCCCGTGGCCGATGGCGGAGAAGGAACCCTCGACGCCGCCGTGGAGTCCGGCTACACGCTCCACGAGGCGACGGTGACCGGGCCGGTGGGCAGCCGCGTGTCCGCGGCGTGGGCGCGCCGTGATGACGACGCGGTGGTCGAGATGTCCCTGGCCTCGGGATTGGCCGTGCTGCCGCACAACGCCACGGGCGAACCGATTCTGGCGCCACGCGAGGCCACGAGCCGGGGCACCGGTGAATTGATCGCGGCAGCGCTGGATTCCGGATGCACAAGAGTCATCCTGGCTGTGGGCGGCAGCGCCACCACAGATGGCGGTGCGGGCATGATCGCGGGACTGGGTGCCCGGTTACTGGACGCTTCCGGCAATGAACTGCCAGACGGCGGTTCATTCCTCGCGAATCTGGCGACGATAGATCTCGCCGGCCTGCACCCGCGAATCAAGGAAACCGAGTTCGTACTGGCAGCGGACGTGGACAACCCGCTGACCGGCAACCGTGGGGCCGCGGCAGTCTTCGGTCCGCAGAAAGGCGCGACCAAGAAGGACGTCGCGGACCTCGACTCCGCCCTCGGCGTCTTCCGGGACAGGCTCGCGGAAGCCTTGGGCAAGTCCGCTCGACGGGCCGCGGGCTCGGAAGGGGCCGGTGCGGCAGGCGGCGTGGGCTACGCCGCCCTGACAGTACTCAAAGCCACACGAAGGCCCGGCATCGACGTCGTCCTCGATTTGGTTTCCCTCCACGACGCTGTCGCCGAGGCAGACTTCCTGATCACCGGAGAGGGAAGCTTGGACGAACAGAGTCTCGCCGGAAAGACACCCCTTGGCGTACTGAAGGTCGGGCAGGACCACGGGGTCCCCGTGGTGGCGGTATGCGGTCGCACCACTTTGCCGTGGCGCATTCTGCACGAGACAGGATTCCACGCGGTTTATGCCTTGGCCGGGCTTGCACCGGATGCCCCGACCTCGATCCGCGAGGCACCCCGGTTTCTCCACAAGGTAGGGAGAACGGTCGTCACGGAACATGGCATGGCTCGGGCCGAACCGTCCCCCAATAATCGGCCCTGACAAGTAGTTTTAGTCGGGACGACGTCCGACGTCCCCTCTCACGGAAGGATTCCATCATGAACGCACATCCCAAGCGCTCCACGCCACGCGGTCCGGATCGAGCCGATGAACGCACAGATACAGAGTCCGATCGTGAGCGGTGGGCGGTAACGCCTGAAGAGAACGCCAAAAAGGCCGCCCAGACCGTTCGGAGCAAGATCGAGAATTCCGCCTCAGAGCCAGAACCGCAGAACTCACCGCACGACGTCGCCCAGGAGAATTCCCAGCGTTCGGTGACCGACGGTCGTCAGTCCGATTTCGGTTCCGCGCGCGCGGAACAGATCAAACTTGCCAACAGGGCCAATAACCCTGAGCGAGTGCGGGAGCTGATACGCGCGTACAAGTCCGAGCACAACTTCGATGACGTCGAATCGGAAGACATGAACCGGGGCGCCGCCACAGCGGACCGGCAGTCCCGGTACGACCTTGTGGTACGCGGCCGCCAGGTCTCGTGCGGCGATCATTTCGCCCCTCGAGAGATCGCGGTCAAGGACGGAAAGATCGTGGCGATCGAGCCGCTGGGGGCGAACCTCAACGGGACGCGTGTGGTCGAGCTGGAGGAGGACGAAACCCTCATCCCAGGCCTGGTGGACACTCACGTTCACGTCAACGAGCCTGGTCGCACCGATTGGGAAGGGTTCGCGAGCGCTACGCGGGCGGCCGCCGCCGGTGGCGTGACCACAATCGTGGACATGCCGCTGAATTCCGTGCCCGCCACGGTCAACGCTGCGGCACTCGAATACAAGAGGTTGTTCGCCCAGCGCAACGTATTCGTGGATGTCGGGTTCTGGGGAGGGGCCGTTCCCGGAAATAAAAAGGATTTGCGCACCCTTCACGACGAGGGCGTATTCGGTTTCAAGTGTTTTCTGCTGCATTCAGGTGTGGACGAGTTTCCTCACCTCGATGCGGATGAGATGGAAGAGGACATGGCCGAGGTCAAGACGTTTGACTCGTTGATGATCGTTCATGCCGAAGACTCCCGGACCATCGACAGGGCTCCGAGTCCGAATGGGGACGTCTACGACAGGTTTCTGAAGTCCCGGCCTCGTGGTGCGGAGAACATCGCGATCGCCGAGGTCATCGAGCGCACCCGCTGGACCGGTGCCCGCTCGCACATCCTGCACGTCTCCTCCTCCGACACGTTGCCTATGATCGCTTCCGCCAAGCGCGATGGCCTGG
This region includes:
- the allB gene encoding allantoinase AllB, with the translated sequence MNRGAATADRQSRYDLVVRGRQVSCGDHFAPREIAVKDGKIVAIEPLGANLNGTRVVELEEDETLIPGLVDTHVHVNEPGRTDWEGFASATRAAAAGGVTTIVDMPLNSVPATVNAAALEYKRLFAQRNVFVDVGFWGGAVPGNKKDLRTLHDEGVFGFKCFLLHSGVDEFPHLDADEMEEDMAEVKTFDSLMIVHAEDSRTIDRAPSPNGDVYDRFLKSRPRGAENIAIAEVIERTRWTGARSHILHVSSSDTLPMIASAKRDGLDITVETCPHYLTLLSEEIPNGATAFKCCPPVREVDNREKLWEGLVDGTIDFIVSDHSPSTLALKDLGNGDFGVAWGGVSSLQLGLSLIWTEARRRGIPLAKVLEWMSRRPAERVGLRSKGRLSLGYDADFAVFAADESYVVDAARLNHKNPITPYQGKVVSGKVRKTFVGGKLVDYKTPTGRLINRGSA
- a CDS encoding glycerate kinase — protein: MRIVVAPDKFKGCVTAREAAEYIAAGIREARPDADLVLLPVADGGEGTLDAAVESGYTLHEATVTGPVGSRVSAAWARRDDDAVVEMSLASGLAVLPHNATGEPILAPREATSRGTGELIAAALDSGCTRVILAVGGSATTDGGAGMIAGLGARLLDASGNELPDGGSFLANLATIDLAGLHPRIKETEFVLAADVDNPLTGNRGAAAVFGPQKGATKKDVADLDSALGVFRDRLAEALGKSARRAAGSEGAGAAGGVGYAALTVLKATRRPGIDVVLDLVSLHDAVAEADFLITGEGSLDEQSLAGKTPLGVLKVGQDHGVPVVAVCGRTTLPWRILHETGFHAVYALAGLAPDAPTSIREAPRFLHKVGRTVVTEHGMARAEPSPNNRP